TGCCGTTCATCCGCACCCACCGGGCGAAATGAATGGTGTTGAGCCCGGAAAGGGTTCCGCGGTTGTAGATGTGGCGGGTGGCGTAGTCGGTGAGGAACAGGATCGCGGTCGTGGTCAACCGGCGGAACGATCCGGGCTTGAGGAATCCGACGGCGACGATCTGGTTGTGTGCCCAGTAATCCTCGTCATCGCGGTATGCCCGGACCGCGTCGGGTGCGGCGGCACGGGTGTCGGGCTGGTCGTGCTTTTCGTGGTAACGGAGTACGAGCGCGAACAATCCGAGGCCGAGCACCACGAGCGGCAGGAACGCCACCGTGACCACGGCCAGTGCGACGATCCAGAAGTACTTGTGCAGAGCCTCTTTGGCGCGCCACAGCAAGGATGGCCCCTCGGCCGGTTCCAGGGCCCAGGTGAGGTCTTCGCGGTCGCGGACGAAGTCCACGATCGCGCTCTTGATCTTCCCCGGATCCAGCGACCCGAGGTCGCCACCGTCCAGGAACGTGTTGATCTCGCGCTGCAGCCGATCCTCCTGCCGGATCTGGCTCACCGAACGGCCGCGCCGGTTGATGTGCGCCGCGGCGGCTTTGACCTGATGAGCCAGCAGGAACGCTCGCCGTTCCGACATCGATGCCGTGCCCGGGTAGCCGACGCAGTGGGAGAACACCGCGTCGATCCCGTCACCGCCGATCGTCGCGAGTTCGTCGAGATGTGCACGCAGCGGTGCGTCGACGTCGGTCATCAGCGCCACCTGGGCGGGTACGGGGTGGCCGTCGAGGTCTCGTGTCGGGTCGAACAGGACGAGCCTGGCGAAGTGCAGACCACTCAACTTCTCGAACGGCAGCACGTCCCACCGCTCGACGTGGTCGGGGATGCGTCCGAGCAGCTTCCGCAGTGATGCCAGCCGGCCTTCACTGACCTCGGCGAGCACGGTCAACGCTTCCTGGTGCGGCATCGGGATCACCCGGTCGAGCGGATGGTGAACCACCCGATGCGTTTCCGCCACAGCCATACGACCCCGAGGTAGAGGCCGGGACCGACCTGACGGATCTCGTCGCGCACCATGCGGGCCAGAAACGACGTAGTGGAGTAGTCGATGAGCACACAGTCACCGTTGTCCACCCAGCTCGATGCGATCGAGAGCCGGGCTTTGACGAGCCGCAACCCGAACGGGGTCAGCTTGTTGCGCAGCACCCCTTCTCGACGGTCGAGCACCTTGCCCTGCCAGATGAGGACCCGCACCAGCCAGGCCAGCGGCTTGGTCACCGACGTACCCGGCCAGCCCAGCAGCGTGCCCCTGGTGTCCCCGTCCGGGATGGGGCCGGAGGCTGACTGCCGGAACAGGATGTCGAGCATGCTGTTGCTGTAGCCGAGCAGGGCCGACTCGTCGATGGGCTCGGTGCGTGTCATGGCGTGGCCTTGCCGATGCGCGGCCACGGCGCGAAGGCATTGCGCTGCTCGCGCAGCACCGGTTCGAGCTCGGGGTAGTGCCGGATCAGCACCGAGCACATGTCGTTCTCGTCGATCCAGGCCATGCCTTCCGGGGTGTAGACGCGAGGGGTGAAGTCGACGGTGAAGAAGCGGTCGCTCTTCAGGCGCCGGGTCGCCATCAGGACGAAGATGCGGAAAGCGGTGTCGCTGAATCCGAATCCCTTCGGCAGCTTCTCGCCGTACATCCCGACCATGGCGTCGACCTTTTCGATGTCCCCGCCGTAGATCTCCCGCATCTTCGCCGCGGTCTCCTTCGAGCCGCCGCTGATCTCGTCGAACGAGGTTGCCGGTTTCAGCCGCAGCTGCCGGCGGAACTCGTTGTAGCGCGGCACGCCCCGCTCACGCGAGCGGATGATGTCGGTGGAGATCATGTCGATGACGTGGCCGTCGGTGCGGTCGAAGCGGCGCATGAAGTTTGGGCTGTTGTGCAGGGTGACCGCGCCGGGGTGTGCGACGCCGAGGGAATACAGGCAGTTGCCCACCCCCACGCTCTTGAGCACACCGCGGGAATTCGCTCCACCGTGGATGCTGTCGAACGAGAGCTCCTGCGGCGCAGCCGCTCCGGCCAGGTTGAGGAATTCGTACTTGTCGGGCACCAGTGGGTGCATGCGATAGACGGTGACGAAATCCTCGGTGATGGAGTACGGCGCCGCGTGGTGCTCGGTCGCCGATCCGAGGACGCCGCTGATCGCCTCGCTTGAGCTCACCCGCCCGATCAACTCCTTGACCCGCTCGCCGGCCAGGCCGAACCAGTTGGCCCGCATACCGATCTGCAGCGTCGGGTGTCCGAGAATCGCGGGCGTCCACTCGATGGTGTGGATCTTGGCGATCAGGGCCGCGTTGATCATCCGGGCCTTGTGGAAGATCTGATCGCCCGACCACGTCGGGTAGGCGGCCTTCAGCCGATCGCAGATGGCGTTGTGTTCACGCAGGAAGATCGTGCCCATGAGCTCCAGGCCGAGCCACCAGCCGTCGGCCCCGCCGGACTCGCCCAGCAGCTTCGGGTCGAGTTCGATGAACCCGTCGGCGTCGATGCGTACCTTGCCGTCGTTGGCTTCCTTGGGGGTGCGGATCGCGTCCTGGAACAGCTGATTGCTGCCGTAGATCTGCGAGGCGTCCCACCAGTGGGTCTCGGTGTTGAGGAACGTCGTTTCCCCCGGCGTCGGATTCGGGTCGGCGGGGGTCGACGGGATCTGGATGGCGGGGCCGTCCTCTTTGATGTCCCAGTCCGTCTCGCCCTCGGGCAGCGGAATTTCGATCATCTTGCTCGGGTCGGTGTCGTGGCTGAACCAGTCGCGGGTCTCGAACTGCAGCCAGGCCGCCGCCAGCACGTTGAGGGTGATCGCCGGTTTGAAATCGTCGCCGCGTTGCAGCAGTTCGTTGCCGATCAGGCGCGGGTTGGGATCCATCAGGTGGGGCGGCTGCTCGGCATGCCCCTTGTCCAATGACACGTTGCGCCCGAACCGGGTACCCGCCATGCCCATCGACGGTGCGGACAGGTCGTTGTACGACCCGTCGACCGTGCGCACGGTCAGGTAGTCGGCGGGCGCGTGATGCGGTGCGGGAGGCGGATTCCCGCCGTAGGTGTCCTTGAGGTTGTATTCGCGTAACGCGTCCCGAATCCCGATCAGCACCGAGAGTCCGAGCCACGGCGGGAGCTTGTCCCAGCCGATCCGGCGGTCGACGACCTCAGTGACCTTGATGAAGATTCTCGTCGGCAGTGATGGCATCCTGCCCTCCTTTCCAAGCGGCGAGCGCGAGTGCGGTGTTGATCGAGGAGATGACGATCGCCACCAGGCCCTGTTTGCGCGGCAGATCGCCGCGGGCTGCGGTGACGGCGGCAGAAACAGTGTCGGTGGCATGGATCAGGACGGCGAGCTTTTCGGCACGGCGGAGTTCGGCTCCGCGGAGCAGCAACAGGTCCAGGCCGATGAGCACGGTTCGGATGCCGAACATCCGGAACGGGTAGGTGCCCGCCCGGTCGGTGGTCGGGTCCACCCCGAGGCGGATCAGCAGCTTCTCGGGGGCCAGCAGCCCGGCCGCCCCGTTGAAGATTCTGATCAGCGCCAACAGCTTGCGCGCCACGTTCGCCATGTACAGATCTTGCGGGCTCGTCGGGGCGGGGGAACGCGTAGTGGGCTACCTGTTTTGCCGGGTTTGTTCCGGGGTTGGTCGCACCCGCGTTGAATGGGTTCATGGAGTTGATGTCGCCGACCGATTCGATGTTTCTGATCGCCGAGACACGGGAGCACCCGTTCCACGTCGGCGGCCTCGCGCTCTATGAGCCTCCGGCCGGTGCGGGCAGCGACTTCGTGCGCGAGTTGTACGAGGACATGGTGGCCCACACCGAGGTTCAGCCCGTGTTCCGCAAGCATCCGGCGACCATCCTGGGCGGCATCGCCAACGTCGGCTGGACCTACGACAACGACGTCGACCTCGACTATCACCTGCGCCGCTCGGGCCTGCCGTCACCGGGCCGGGTCCGCGACCTGCTCGAGCTCACCTCGCGCCTGCACGGCGGCCTGCTCGACCGGCACCGTCCGCTGTGGGAGGCCCACCTGATCGAGGGGCTGGCCGACGGCCGGTTCGCGGTCTACACGAAGATGCACCATTCACTGATCGACGGGGTGTCGGCACTCAAGCTGCTGATGCGCACGCTGTCGGAGGACCCGGACGACACCGAGGTGCGGGTGCCGTGGGCGCTGCCGCGCCGGAAGCGGCCGGACCACGGTTCGTCGTTGTTGCGGACGGTCACCGATGTGGCCGGATCCGCCGCGGGACTGGCGCCATCGACGCTGCGGCTTGCTCGTTCGGCACTGGTGGAGCAGCAGCTCACGTTGCCGTTCGCGGCACCCAAGACGATGTTCAACGTGAAGATCGGTGGGGCCCGCCGGGTCGCGGCGCAGTCCTGGCCGCTGGAGCGGTTCAAGCGGATCTCGCGGGCCGCCGGCTCGACGGTCAACGATGTGGTGCTGGCGGTGTGCTCCGGCGCGCTGCGCACCTATCTGCTGGAGCAGGACGCGTTGCCGGACCGGCCGCTGATCGCCATGGTGCCGGTGAGCCTGCGCGCCGAGCACGAGGCCGACGCCGGGGGCAACCTGGTCGGCTCGGTGTTGTGCAATCTGGGTACCGACCTGGACGATCCCGCCGAGCGGCTGTCGGTCATCGGGGAGTCGATGCGGGGCAACAAGAAGGTGTTCTCCGAGCTGCCGCGGGTGCAGGCCCTGGCGCTGTCGGCGATGATGATCGCCCCGCTGGGCCTGGCTGCGGTGCCCGGCTTCGTCAAGGCCACATCGCCGCCGTTCAACCTGGTCATCTCGAATGTGCCCGGGCCGCGACATCCGTTGTACTGGAAGGGCGCTCGGCTGGACGGCAACTATCCGCTGTCGATCGCGCTGGATGGGCAGGCCATGAACATCACCCTGGCCAACAACGCCGACAACCTGGACTTCGGGCTGGTCGGCTGCCGGCGCAGTGTGCCGCATCTGCAGCGGATGCTCAGCCATCTGGAGGACTCGCTCAAGGCGCTGGAGGTGGCGTCCGGGGCCTGACACCAAAAGGCGTAATGGGTAGACCAAATAGTGTTCGTCACGCAAAATGGTCGGCGTGGCGGATGACGGCGGTGCCTACCTCGGCAGGATGCGGATTCTCGATGCGAAGCCGGTGAACCTCGACGGGTTCAGCGTGGCCAATCCGGACCTGGGCCTGGTTGCGATGCGCAGTCCGCACGATCCGGAACCGTCGCTGGTGCTGCGTGAGGGTCAGGTCGTCGAGATGGACGGCAAGGCCGCGGCCGACTTCGATGTGATCGACGAGTTCATCGCCCGCTACGGACTTGACCTCGACGTCGCGGCCGAGGCCATGGCGTGCAGCGATGTCGAGCTGGCCCGCAAGACCGTGGATCTCAATGTGCCACGCGCCGAGGTGGTCCGGCTGATCGGCGGCACCACCCCGGCCAAGCTCGCGCGGGTCATCGCCCTGCTGACGCCGGTCGAGATGCAGATGGCGATGGCCAAGATGCGGGTCCGCCGCACCCCGAGCAATCAGGCCCACGTCACCAACCAGCTGGACGATCCGATGCTGATCGCCGCCGACGCGGCCAGCGCGGTGGCCTACGGGTTCCGCGAGGTCGAGACGACGGTGCCGGTCCTGGGCGATGCATCCTCGAATGCCGTTGCGCTGCTGATCGGTTCGCAGGTGGGGACACCGGGCGCGATGGCGCAGTGCGCGATCGAGGAGGCGCTGGAATTGCGGCTGGGGATGCGGGGGCTGACCAGTTACGCCGAGACCATTTCCATCTACGGCACCGAGCAGGTGTTCGTCGACGGTGACGACACCCCGTTCTCCAAGGCGATCCTGACGAGCGCCTACGCGTCACGTGGGTTGAAGATGCGGGTCACCAGCGGCGGCGGCGCCGAGGTGCTGATGGGCGCGGCCGAGAGATGCTCGATCCTCTACCTGGAATCGCGCTGCGTCTCGCTGGCCCGGGCGCTGGGATCGCAGGGAGTCCAGAACGGCGGCATCGACGGGGTCGGTGTGGTGGCCTCGGTGCCCGACGGCATGAAGGAATTGCTCGCCGAGAACCTGATGGTGATGATGCGCGATCTGGAGTCGTGCGCGGGCAATGACAACCTGATCTCGGAATCCGACATTCGCCGCAGCGCGCACACCCTGCCGGTGCTGCTGGCCGGTGCGGATTTCATCTTCTCCGGGTTCGGCTCGATCCCGCGCTACGACAACGCGTTCGCGCTGTCCAACTTCAACTCCGACGACATGGACGATTTCCTGGTCCTGCAACGGGATTGGGGGGCCGACGGCGGACTGCGCACGGTGTCACCCGAGCGTCAGGCCGCGGTCCGGCGGCGGGCCGCGACGGCGGTGCAGGCGGTGTATCGCGATCTGGGCCTGGCCGATTTCGACGACAGCCACGTCGAGGAGGGGGTGGTCGCCAACGGGTCACGCGATCTGCCGCCCGGCGACCCGAAGGTCGTCGCGGAAGCGGCCAACGCGATCGAGGCCAAGCAGCTCACCGTGTTCGACGTGGTCGCCTCCCTGAAGCGCACCGGTTACGACGACGAGGCCGAGGCCATCATGCGGCTGACGGCGGAACGCCTGCGCGGTGACCAGCTGCAGACCTCGGCGATCTTCGACGAGCAGTTCCGGGTGCTGTCCAAGATCACCGACCCGAACGATTACACAGGTCCCGGAACGGGTTACACGCTGACCGAGGAGCGCCGGGCCGAGATCGACAACATCCGCCAGCAGCGCAACTCCGCCGAACTCACCACCGACCAGGTCGAGCATGCCGGCCACATCACCGTCACCGAGATCGAACCCGCCCGGCAGGGCAGCGATCCGCGCGAGGTGTGCATCGGGTTGTCGCCGGCGCTGGGGCGCAGTGTGTGGCTGAGCCTGTGTGGGCTGCCGATCGGCGAGGTGATCCGCCAGCTGTCCGCCGGGCTGGAGGAGGAGGGCTGCGTGCCACGCTTCGTGCGGGTGCGTTCGACCATCGACGTCGGGTTGATCGGCCTGACCGCGGCCAAACTGTCCGGATCGGGGATCGGAATCGGCTTGCAGGGCAAAGGTACTGCGCTCATCCACCGCCGGGATCTGGCGCCGCTGGCCAACCTGGAGCTGTTCAGTGTGGCCCCGTTGCTGACCGCGAGGAACTACCGCGAGCTGGGCCGCAATGCCGCCCGCCACGCCAAGGGCATGGCGCCGGTGCCGATCCTGACCGGCGGTACCGACGAGTCGATCTCGGCGCGATATCACGCGCGCGCGGTGGCACTCGTCGCGTTGGAACGTGAGGCCAGTGAACCGGGCCAGGCGCCCGTGACGGTGGAGGTGCGCAGAGCATGACCGGCAGATTCACCGTCGCGGCCGCTGTCGACGGCAAGCTGGACCTGTCCGACCTGCGGATGGATCCCGCGACCCTGGCCCACCAGGCTGTGGTTGCCGAGGAGAACGGCAACCCTCAGCTGGCCGAGAATTTCCTGCGCGCAGCGGAATTGGCCACCATCGACGATGAAGAGGTGATGGGCCTGTACGAGGCACTGCGCCCACACCGCTCCACCGCCGCCGAACTCGACGCGCTGCAGGCGTCGCTGGAGAACCGTGGTGCCGTGCGTTGCGCGGAACTGGTGCGTCAGGCCGCCGCGGTGTACGCCCGGCGGGGCTTGTTGCGGTGACGCCCCGTGGCCGTATTGTCGCCGGGATCGACGTCGGCAATCACACCACCGAGATCGTCCTGGCCCGTGTGGACAACGGTGCTGCCGATGGCTCCGTACTCCCCATCACCCAC
This genomic window from Mycolicibacterium neworleansense contains:
- a CDS encoding peroxidase family protein, whose translation is MPSLPTRIFIKVTEVVDRRIGWDKLPPWLGLSVLIGIRDALREYNLKDTYGGNPPPAPHHAPADYLTVRTVDGSYNDLSAPSMGMAGTRFGRNVSLDKGHAEQPPHLMDPNPRLIGNELLQRGDDFKPAITLNVLAAAWLQFETRDWFSHDTDPSKMIEIPLPEGETDWDIKEDGPAIQIPSTPADPNPTPGETTFLNTETHWWDASQIYGSNQLFQDAIRTPKEANDGKVRIDADGFIELDPKLLGESGGADGWWLGLELMGTIFLREHNAICDRLKAAYPTWSGDQIFHKARMINAALIAKIHTIEWTPAILGHPTLQIGMRANWFGLAGERVKELIGRVSSSEAISGVLGSATEHHAAPYSITEDFVTVYRMHPLVPDKYEFLNLAGAAAPQELSFDSIHGGANSRGVLKSVGVGNCLYSLGVAHPGAVTLHNSPNFMRRFDRTDGHVIDMISTDIIRSRERGVPRYNEFRRQLRLKPATSFDEISGGSKETAAKMREIYGGDIEKVDAMVGMYGEKLPKGFGFSDTAFRIFVLMATRRLKSDRFFTVDFTPRVYTPEGMAWIDENDMCSVLIRHYPELEPVLREQRNAFAPWPRIGKATP
- a CDS encoding WS/DGAT/MGAT family O-acyltransferase gives rise to the protein MELMSPTDSMFLIAETREHPFHVGGLALYEPPAGAGSDFVRELYEDMVAHTEVQPVFRKHPATILGGIANVGWTYDNDVDLDYHLRRSGLPSPGRVRDLLELTSRLHGGLLDRHRPLWEAHLIEGLADGRFAVYTKMHHSLIDGVSALKLLMRTLSEDPDDTEVRVPWALPRRKRPDHGSSLLRTVTDVAGSAAGLAPSTLRLARSALVEQQLTLPFAAPKTMFNVKIGGARRVAAQSWPLERFKRISRAAGSTVNDVVLAVCSGALRTYLLEQDALPDRPLIAMVPVSLRAEHEADAGGNLVGSVLCNLGTDLDDPAERLSVIGESMRGNKKVFSELPRVQALALSAMMIAPLGLAAVPGFVKATSPPFNLVISNVPGPRHPLYWKGARLDGNYPLSIALDGQAMNITLANNADNLDFGLVGCRRSVPHLQRMLSHLEDSLKALEVASGA
- a CDS encoding propanediol/glycerol family dehydratase large subunit → MRILDAKPVNLDGFSVANPDLGLVAMRSPHDPEPSLVLREGQVVEMDGKAAADFDVIDEFIARYGLDLDVAAEAMACSDVELARKTVDLNVPRAEVVRLIGGTTPAKLARVIALLTPVEMQMAMAKMRVRRTPSNQAHVTNQLDDPMLIAADAASAVAYGFREVETTVPVLGDASSNAVALLIGSQVGTPGAMAQCAIEEALELRLGMRGLTSYAETISIYGTEQVFVDGDDTPFSKAILTSAYASRGLKMRVTSGGGAEVLMGAAERCSILYLESRCVSLARALGSQGVQNGGIDGVGVVASVPDGMKELLAENLMVMMRDLESCAGNDNLISESDIRRSAHTLPVLLAGADFIFSGFGSIPRYDNAFALSNFNSDDMDDFLVLQRDWGADGGLRTVSPERQAAVRRRAATAVQAVYRDLGLADFDDSHVEEGVVANGSRDLPPGDPKVVAEAANAIEAKQLTVFDVVASLKRTGYDDEAEAIMRLTAERLRGDQLQTSAIFDEQFRVLSKITDPNDYTGPGTGYTLTEERRAEIDNIRQQRNSAELTTDQVEHAGHITVTEIEPARQGSDPREVCIGLSPALGRSVWLSLCGLPIGEVIRQLSAGLEEEGCVPRFVRVRSTIDVGLIGLTAAKLSGSGIGIGLQGKGTALIHRRDLAPLANLELFSVAPLLTARNYRELGRNAARHAKGMAPVPILTGGTDESISARYHARAVALVALEREASEPGQAPVTVEVRRA
- a CDS encoding diol dehydratase small subunit — protein: MTGRFTVAAAVDGKLDLSDLRMDPATLAHQAVVAEENGNPQLAENFLRAAELATIDDEEVMGLYEALRPHRSTAAELDALQASLENRGAVRCAELVRQAAAVYARRGLLR